A window of Pseudomonas alcaliphila JAB1 genomic DNA:
CGCAATATTGTGCTGCTGCGTCCGGTGACCAATATGATCGAGTTCAAGCAGATCATCGGGCGTGGTACGCGGTTGTTCGACGGCAAGGACTATTTCACCGTCTACGACTTCGTCAAAGCCCATCACCTGTTTAGCGACCCGGAGTGGGATGGCGAGCCAGAAGAGCCCGCTACTCCTGGAAATGTTGGCACTGGCGAAGAGCGCGGCGGCTATGAGGGTGGCCCAAAAGAACCAAAACCACCGCGTCCCGAAGTCGTTGAGATCAAGCTGAGTAACGGCTCGGTACGGCGTATCCGCAATATGATGGCGACCCTGTTCCTCGGCGCCGATGGCCGGCCGATGTCGGCGGCGCAGTTTCTCGAAAACCTGTTCGGCAACCTGCCAGAGTTCTTCAAGGATGAGGATGAACTGTGCAACATCTGGAGTGCACCGGATACACGCAAAGCGCTATTGCAAGGTTTAGCCGAGCGCGGCTTTAGCCGCGAGGTGTTGGTAGAGATGCAGAGCATTATCGACGCGGAGAACAGCGACCTGTTCGATGTACTGAGCTACGTCGCCTTCGCCAGTGACCCACTGACTCGCGAAGAACGCGCAAGCCAGGCCAGCAGCAGTCTGCATGGCCAGTTCAGTAGCAAGCAGGAGGCCTTTATCGACTTCGTGCTAGCGCATTACGTGAAGGAAGGCGTGGACGAGCTGGATGGCGAAAAGCTGTCGCCCTTGCTAAAGCTCAAATACAACAACGCCATCGCCGATGCCGTTGCGGATCTTGGTAAGCCTGAACTGATCAAAAGCCTGTTCTTTGGCTTCCAGAAATATCTGTACCGATCTGATAAAAAACCCAACGCACCGCAGTAAAAGCCTGCCGCCAGCCGAGCTGTCATCCAAGCTTTTTGGGATATCGGTCGGGCGTTTCTCGATCAGGGGCGATGCTACCCCGCCCTACGGCTCCGGCCGATAACCCAGACGCAAACCGCCCCAATGCTTGCCCTGCACCATGATCGGCACCGACAGGTCGTGCATCAGCTCGCCGGTATCGCGCATGTAGGTCTGCAGCAGCAGTGCCTGCCTGTGGCTACCGCAGCGGATGCCGGTACGGTCGTTGAACAGGCGCTTGCCACGGCTCTTCGTTGCATCTACCGCCGGGTCACCGCTGGGCGGGTGGTTGAACGCGGCGTTATGGGTCGGCACGTAGCCCTCCGGCGTGGTGGAAATGGCGAACACCAGCCCTTCATGGCGCTTGAGCAAGGGCTCCTGCAACGCCGGCAGCACCTGGTCGGCGTACTGATCGAAGCGCGTGCGGTACTTCTGCGGCTGGGTGCCGGCGATTGGTTGGTAGCGACGGTCGAACAGATCGTCGAGGCCGATGCGACCGGCCTGCAGATCCTGCTCGAACTGCGCCGCGATGGCAGCGGCGCCTTCACGGGCCAGGTCATAGGCACGCTGGTGGTAATCATCCAGACCCACTTCGGCGAGTTGCTCGCTGACGGTCTCGGCCTGGCCGACCAGTTGTTCAGCGGCGTCGGCCAGTTGCCGCGTCTGCCCTTCGCTGCCTTGCACATCGTCCTGCAATTGCAGGGCGGCAGCCGAGAGGCTGGCCAGGCGCTGGTGATTGTCCGCCGTGCCGGCGCTGATCTGCGCCACCTGCTGCTCGACCTCCTCGGCCTGGTCAGCGATGCCGTGCAGGCGGCTACCGGCTGTCTCGATCTGCTGCGCGGCCTGTTCCAGCTCGACACTCTGACGTTGGATATGAGTAACCACCGCCGCGCTCTGCTGGCGGATGTCGGCGACCATCTGGCTGACTTCCTCGGTGGCGCTGGCGGTGCGCGCGGCAAGGTTGCGCACCTCGTCGGCGACCACGGCAAAACCGCGGCCCATCTCACCGGCGCGGGCAGCCTCGATGGCCGCGTTGAGCGCCAGCAGATTGGTCTGGCTGGCGATGGACTGGATCACCTGGGTGACCTGCTCGATCTGTTCGGTACGGCTACCGAGACCATCGATCAGCTCGCGACTGGCCAGGGTCTGTGCGCTGAGCTGCTGCATGCGTTCGATGGCCTGATTGAGTTCGGCCTGACCGTTGGCGCTGGCATCACGCACATGGCGGGCCGCGGCCAGGGTCTGCTCGGCACGAGCGGCGCTGTCCTGCTCGGTGTGGGTGATGGCCTCGGCGGCCTGGCTGACCTGCTGCACCGCCGTCAGCTGCGATTGCAGGCGACCGGCCAGATGCTTGACCGCATGGGCCACCTTGGCTGCGGACAGCGCGTTGTGGCAGGTGTGGCGCGACAGCCCGCGGCTGAGCTCGACGAAGTCAGTGCTGGCGACTTGCTGCGCGGCGGGCGAACTGTCGTCGCGACGCTGCCATGGTCCCAGCCAGGGCCATAACGCCAGCAACAGGTAGGACGGCACGCTCACATACAGCGGCAACTGCACCTGCTGGTAGACCAGCATCAATGCAGCCAGCCCCAGGGCGTGAAGGAGACAGGCAACAGGTGAACGGACAAAGGCAGCTTGCATGACCGACCTCAGAGTTCTTGTTCTAGTGCGCGGCGAGGCGCTGTAGGCGGACGGGGTCACGGCGGGTTCTCTCCTTGAATATCCCACGCAACCTGGGCAGCAGGCTACGTGTACGACAGGCCCGACGAAAAATAAGCGTATGCAGGTCGGGCACGATGACCGGGATTCGAGCAGCTTGCACGCGCCAGCACCATAAAACTTTGGTAGCAAGCTGCCATGAATTCAGGCAGTGCCCCATCAGGCTCAACAAGGCTTCCATAGCTGCCTTTCGCAGAAAATCCGCACCGGGGCGCAGCGCCTACACACTCGCTGTATCGACACTTAACTCAGTGGCATTAGCAGGCTGTTGAAAAACCACCTCGGCTCTGGCCTCCTGCATCCGTGCAGCCGTAGCCCGGTTTTTCAGGCCTGCTACCCCACCATGCGATGGCGCTTGACGAAGCGCCGGTCCAGCCAGTCCTTGCAATGCCCGTACAGCTGCCCGCCCGCGCTCCAGTCGTGCCAACCGAGCAGCGCCCCGCCGTCGCCGGTGGCGAGCAGGGCCAGGCTCTGCCATTGCGCCCGATACTGGCGCAGCGGGCGCCCCTGCAGCGCGGCCTGCAGATTGGCGCTGAGTACCGGCGCCTGACGCACTGCGAAACGCCCGCTGCGGCGCATGCCGTCGAGGCTGGCGCTGTCGCCGACAGCGAAGATCTGCGCATGGGACTCGCACTGCAGGGTCGGACGAATGGCGATGAATCCGGCTGCGTCGCTGGCCAGTTGGCTCGCCGTCAGCCACGGCCAGGGACGCGCACCGCTGGCCAGTAGCAGGCGCCGCCCGCGCCATACCGGCTCGTCACCACTGAGCAGCCAGTCATCCTCGATTCGGCCGATCGGGCAATGCTCGCGCACCTGCACGCCGCGCTGACGCAGATGCCCCAGTGCGCGCAGCCGCAGCCCCGGCCCCAGCCCGTCGAGCAGGGTTCCGCCGCAGAACAGCGCCAGCGCCGGTACCTTGCCGGCCAGCGCCAGGGCCAGTTCCGCACCACCGGCCCCGCCACCGAGAATCGCCATGCGCCGTGGCTCGGCCTGCCATTGCTGCCAGCCTTCGAGCATCCGGTCGATGGGCCTGGCGGCCAACACCTGCATCCCTTCGCCCTGCTGCGGTGGAATGGCCATGCCGGCACCGACGTTGAGCGACAGCCACTCACTCTGCAGGCTACGGCCGTCTGCGAGCTGCAGGATGCGCGCATCGGCATCGAGCGAAGCGATCTCGCCCTCGATCAGCTCGACCTTGGCCGCCCGGCACAGCGGCTGCAGCTCCACGCGGCAGTCTGCCGGGCTGAAACGGCCGCTGATCAGCCCCGGCAACATACCGGCGTACCAGGCTTCCGGGCCAGGGCTGAGCAAGCCAATGCGGCCTGGCGGACGCTCCACCAGCGCCCAGCGGCGCAACACGCCAAGGTGGGCATGGCCGGCCCCGGCCAGAATGAGATCGTACTGGGTCATGCGTTGTTGAATCCGTCGCGGTATTGGCTCGGCGTCTGGCCGGTCCAGCGTTTGAAGGCTCGGCCGAAGCTGCTGCTGTCACTGAAGCCGAGCAGATAGGCAATTTCGCTGATCGAACAGCGCGGATCGCGCATATGCCGCAGCGCCAGGGCGTGGCGCGTCTCGCCGAGCAGCGCCTCGTAGCTGGTGCCCTCCTCGGCCAGGTGGCGCTGCAGGCTGCGCAGGCTCAGATGCAGAGCCTGGGCGATACGCTCGGCGGAGGGCTCGCCATCAGGCAGTTGCACCTCCAGGCAATTGCGCACCCGCTCGCTGCAGCTGGCTGCCTGCAGTTGCTCCAGGCTGCGTCTGAGCACCGTCTCGTTGTGTTCGGCCAGCTCCGGGTTGCCGTCGTCCAGCCGTTGCTCGAACGCGGCACGGGGAAAACGCAGCAGGCTTTCCTCGGCATCGAACTGCAGCGGTGCGCGAAATACCGCCTGCCAGGGGGCCGGGTCGGTTGGCTGCGGGCGCTGCAATTGCACCAGCAGCGGCGAGAACTCCCGGTTCAGGCGATTGCGACAGCTGCGCACGTAGATCGCGGCAAAAGCGTCCAGCGCTTCAGGTGCGGGCGCAGGGCTGCCTGGCGGTACGCGAAAACGAAATTCGTAGACGTCTTCCAGCTCGCGCAACTCCAGCTGCAGCGCATCGCTGACCACCCGGTGGTAACGCACGATGCGCTCGAACATCTCGCGCAGGCTGCTGCTGGCGATCAGTGCATAGCCCAGGGCATGGAAGGTGGTCGGGCTGACGAACTGCGAGGTCTTCAGACCCAGCGCCGGGTCACCACTGGCGGCCACCGCCAACTGCCACAGGCGCGTGGTGACCGACAGCGGACAGCGCGCGTTGGGGTCGTCGAGCACTGTCGGGTCGAGCCCAGCGGCGCGGCACAGCGCAGCGCTGTCCAGGCCGAGGGCATCGAGCTGCTTGCGCAGAGCGCGGGTCCAGCTGGCCAGGGTGGTGGGTTCGGCGGTCATGCAGATTGGCGTATCCGGTAGGCAGGTTGGCGTGCACGGTCGGGCGCTCTGACGACCGTCACGGCACAGTGAAGTCACAACCCAATAACAAGAGGATGTCGGCATGTCGCCCTCTCCCGCAAGCCTTAATGACCAGCAACGCGCCGCTTATATCCGTGAACAGGTGATGGCCCACGGCAACGCCCTGCGCCAACGCTACCCGATCCTGCAACATCAGGACGCGCTCGGCGCCGGTATTCTCGCTTTCGCACTGCTCGGCATGCTCGGCTCGGCGGCGTTGTACATCGGTGGCTACCTGGCCTGGTGGGCGTGTCTGCTGCTCAATGCCTTCTTCGCCTCGCTGACCCACGAGCTGGAACACGACCTGATCCACTCGATGTATTTCCGCAAGCGACCGTTGCCGCACAACCTGATGCTGGCGCTGGTCTGGCTGGCACGGCCGAGCACCATCAACCCCTGGGTACGCCGCCATTTGCATCTCAATCATCACAAGGTGTCCGGTAGCGAAGCCGACACGGAGGAGCGCGCCATCACCAACGGCGAGCCCTGGGGCATCGCGCGCCTGCTGATGGTCGGTGACAACATGATGAGTTCGTTGATCCGCTGGCTGCGGGCGAAGAACCCCGAACACCGCCGGCTGATCCTCACCCGCACGCTGAAGGTCTACGCGCCGCTGGGGCTGCTCAACTGGGCGACCTGGTACCTGTTCCTCGGTTTCCATCTGCTGGATTGGGCCAGTGCTGCGCTCGGTGCCCCGATCGCCTGGTCGGCCGGCACGCTGAACCTGATGGAGGTGGTGAACATCGCCGTGGTGGTGCTGGTCGGGCCCAACGTGCTGCGCACCTTCTGCCTGCACTTCGTCAGCTCCAACATGCACTACTAC
This region includes:
- a CDS encoding methyl-accepting chemotaxis protein, which gives rise to MQAAFVRSPVACLLHALGLAALMLVYQQVQLPLYVSVPSYLLLALWPWLGPWQRRDDSSPAAQQVASTDFVELSRGLSRHTCHNALSAAKVAHAVKHLAGRLQSQLTAVQQVSQAAEAITHTEQDSAARAEQTLAAARHVRDASANGQAELNQAIERMQQLSAQTLASRELIDGLGSRTEQIEQVTQVIQSIASQTNLLALNAAIEAARAGEMGRGFAVVADEVRNLAARTASATEEVSQMVADIRQQSAAVVTHIQRQSVELEQAAQQIETAGSRLHGIADQAEEVEQQVAQISAGTADNHQRLASLSAAALQLQDDVQGSEGQTRQLADAAEQLVGQAETVSEQLAEVGLDDYHQRAYDLAREGAAAIAAQFEQDLQAGRIGLDDLFDRRYQPIAGTQPQKYRTRFDQYADQVLPALQEPLLKRHEGLVFAISTTPEGYVPTHNAAFNHPPSGDPAVDATKSRGKRLFNDRTGIRCGSHRQALLLQTYMRDTGELMHDLSVPIMVQGKHWGGLRLGYRPEP
- a CDS encoding FAD-dependent oxidoreductase; translation: MTQYDLILAGAGHAHLGVLRRWALVERPPGRIGLLSPGPEAWYAGMLPGLISGRFSPADCRVELQPLCRAAKVELIEGEIASLDADARILQLADGRSLQSEWLSLNVGAGMAIPPQQGEGMQVLAARPIDRMLEGWQQWQAEPRRMAILGGGAGGAELALALAGKVPALALFCGGTLLDGLGPGLRLRALGHLRQRGVQVREHCPIGRIEDDWLLSGDEPVWRGRRLLLASGARPWPWLTASQLASDAAGFIAIRPTLQCESHAQIFAVGDSASLDGMRRSGRFAVRQAPVLSANLQAALQGRPLRQYRAQWQSLALLATGDGGALLGWHDWSAGGQLYGHCKDWLDRRFVKRHRMVG
- a CDS encoding AraC family transcriptional regulator; the protein is MTAEPTTLASWTRALRKQLDALGLDSAALCRAAGLDPTVLDDPNARCPLSVTTRLWQLAVAASGDPALGLKTSQFVSPTTFHALGYALIASSSLREMFERIVRYHRVVSDALQLELRELEDVYEFRFRVPPGSPAPAPEALDAFAAIYVRSCRNRLNREFSPLLVQLQRPQPTDPAPWQAVFRAPLQFDAEESLLRFPRAAFEQRLDDGNPELAEHNETVLRRSLEQLQAASCSERVRNCLEVQLPDGEPSAERIAQALHLSLRSLQRHLAEEGTSYEALLGETRHALALRHMRDPRCSISEIAYLLGFSDSSSFGRAFKRWTGQTPSQYRDGFNNA
- a CDS encoding fatty acid desaturase gives rise to the protein MSPSPASLNDQQRAAYIREQVMAHGNALRQRYPILQHQDALGAGILAFALLGMLGSAALYIGGYLAWWACLLLNAFFASLTHELEHDLIHSMYFRKRPLPHNLMLALVWLARPSTINPWVRRHLHLNHHKVSGSEADTEERAITNGEPWGIARLLMVGDNMMSSLIRWLRAKNPEHRRLILTRTLKVYAPLGLLNWATWYLFLGFHLLDWASAALGAPIAWSAGTLNLMEVVNIAVVVLVGPNVLRTFCLHFVSSNMHYYGDVEPGNVIQQTQVLNPWWLWPLQAFCFNFGSSHAIHHFVVKEPFYIRQLTVPFAHRVMREMGVRFNDFGTFARANRWTRRQEAGEERAQAA